In Deinococcus misasensis DSM 22328, the following proteins share a genomic window:
- the cysC gene encoding adenylyl-sulfate kinase — translation MSTQGQVLWFTGLSGAGKSTLVYALAKELEAAGRSVEVLDGDAVRENLSKGLSFTKEDRDTNVKRIGFVAGLLAKHGVTVLVSAISPYRDTRTEVVKGLPNGKEIFVDAPLDVVASRDVKGLYKRALAGEIPHFTGVSDPYEAPENPDIHLRTDLNSIEDCLNVLRKSVGLRVRELVGA, via the coding sequence ATGAGCACCCAGGGACAAGTTCTGTGGTTCACCGGTTTGAGCGGAGCAGGAAAAAGCACCCTCGTTTACGCCCTTGCAAAAGAGCTTGAAGCAGCAGGTCGTTCCGTGGAAGTCCTGGATGGTGACGCCGTGCGCGAAAACCTCTCCAAGGGTCTCAGCTTCACCAAAGAAGACCGCGACACCAACGTCAAGCGCATTGGTTTCGTGGCTGGACTGCTGGCCAAACACGGCGTAACCGTGCTGGTGAGCGCCATCAGCCCCTACCGTGACACCCGCACCGAAGTGGTCAAGGGTCTGCCCAACGGCAAAGAAATCTTCGTGGATGCTCCCCTCGATGTGGTGGCTTCCCGCGATGTGAAGGGCCTGTACAAGCGTGCTCTGGCCGGAGAAATCCCCCACTTCACCGGAGTCAGTGACCCCTACGAAGCCCCAGAGAACCCCGACATCCACCTCCGCACCGACCTGAACAGCATCGAAGACTGCCTGAACGTGCTGCGCAAGTCTGTGGGTCTGCGCGTCCGCGAACTGGTGGGAGCCTAA
- a CDS encoding nitrite/sulfite reductase, with product MHEWSKVGYHGIPAELVDLMKWHGIYPQRPQEDGYLMMRVKIQKGAVNGSTLRTIAGIAEDFGRDFLDVTDRQAFQFHWLTIENVPEIYRRLDEVGLTAKGACGDTVRAVISSPVAGLDAREVIDVNDLANEIHHHFSGNIEYQDLPRKYKVSITGLPEQEGIHLINDLGFLAHKVNGEVGFDVWVGGGLGAQAHLAKRLGVFIKPEEVLEVAVAITRAYRDHGYRQNRKKSRLKYLIQDIGAEKFREIVETEYLNRKLTDGPAAPVARFGGVDFVGVQKQKDGNYYIGVATTVGRITPQKARLLADIAEKYGADEIRTTPYQNLLVPHIKPEFIDQAIEELRQLDLAPNLTLRATTIACTGTQFCRLALTETKARTAAAIDYLEPKFLDLDVPITINLTGCSNACTRYQVADLGFMGSNFSGQEVFQVHLAGSLGEAQRTGIKLKGRVPTEQLHIYTERVLNYFKQNKAPNESFVQFVDRVGTEPFLPDNVLAEVVA from the coding sequence ATGCACGAGTGGTCCAAAGTGGGATACCACGGTATCCCCGCAGAACTGGTCGACCTCATGAAATGGCACGGCATTTATCCGCAGCGTCCTCAGGAAGATGGTTACCTGATGATGCGCGTCAAAATTCAAAAGGGTGCAGTGAACGGCAGCACCCTGCGCACCATTGCAGGCATCGCTGAAGATTTCGGACGTGACTTTCTGGATGTCACCGACCGTCAGGCGTTCCAGTTTCACTGGCTCACCATTGAAAATGTCCCCGAGATTTACCGCAGACTGGACGAAGTTGGCCTGACCGCCAAAGGCGCTTGCGGTGACACTGTGCGCGCCGTGATCTCCAGTCCTGTGGCCGGTCTGGATGCCCGCGAAGTGATCGATGTGAACGACCTCGCCAACGAGATCCACCACCACTTCTCTGGAAACATCGAGTATCAGGACCTTCCCCGCAAGTACAAAGTGTCCATCACCGGACTTCCTGAGCAAGAAGGCATCCACCTCATCAACGACCTCGGATTCCTGGCCCACAAAGTCAACGGAGAAGTTGGTTTTGATGTGTGGGTCGGTGGCGGTCTGGGCGCACAAGCCCACCTTGCCAAGCGCCTCGGGGTGTTCATCAAGCCCGAGGAAGTGCTGGAAGTGGCCGTGGCCATCACCCGCGCTTACCGCGACCATGGTTACCGCCAGAACCGCAAAAAGAGCCGCCTGAAGTACCTGATTCAGGACATCGGTGCTGAAAAATTCCGCGAAATCGTGGAAACCGAGTACCTGAACCGCAAACTCACCGACGGACCTGCTGCACCTGTGGCCCGTTTCGGTGGCGTGGACTTTGTGGGCGTGCAAAAGCAAAAAGACGGCAACTATTACATCGGGGTCGCCACCACCGTGGGCCGCATCACCCCCCAGAAAGCCCGCCTGCTCGCCGACATCGCTGAAAAATACGGTGCCGATGAAATCCGCACCACCCCTTACCAGAACCTCTTGGTGCCCCACATCAAACCCGAGTTCATCGATCAGGCCATCGAAGAACTGCGTCAGCTGGACCTCGCACCCAACCTGACCCTGCGTGCGACCACCATCGCCTGCACCGGAACCCAGTTCTGCCGTCTGGCCCTCACCGAAACCAAAGCCAGAACTGCTGCCGCCATCGATTATCTGGAACCCAAATTCCTCGACCTCGATGTGCCCATCACCATCAACCTGACCGGATGCTCCAACGCTTGCACCCGTTATCAGGTGGCAGACCTTGGCTTCATGGGATCCAACTTCAGTGGCCAGGAAGTCTTTCAGGTGCACCTTGCAGGTTCTCTGGGTGAAGCCCAGCGCACCGGCATCAAACTCAAAGGCCGCGTTCCCACCGAGCAACTGCACATCTACACCGAACGCGTGCTGAATTACTTCAAGCAAAACAAAGCCCCCAATGAGTCTTTCGTGCAGTTTGTGGATCGTGTCGGCACTGAGCCCTTCTTACCAGACAACGTGTTAGCGGAGGTAGTGGCATGA